The Schizosaccharomyces pombe strain 972h- genome assembly, chromosome: I genome contains a region encoding:
- the tif302 gene encoding translation initiation factor eIF3b (p84), whose protein sequence is MSEILIEEIKDQIVVKDEEIDVSELEVKLNVTKPVGYDTVVVIEGAPVVEEAKQQDFFRFLSSKVLAKIGKVKENGFYMPFEEKNGKKMSLGLVFADFENVDGADLCVQELDGKQILKNHTFVVRKLNQLEKAFSTPDEFSFEEREFKEREHLRSWLTDYYGRDQFISYYGNRVSVNWNRKSDVPEQIVDRENWTETYVQWSPMGTYLVSLHLRGIQLWGGESWGMCARFLHPYVKFVDFSPNEKYLVSWSYEPVRLPPIGHPARETMPFTDDDEGKHCFVWDIASGRILRSFKIPPQPEGSKDGKKVIWPIFKWSADDKYLARVTVGQSISVYETPSLALVDKKTIKIDGVQNFEWCPVSDALGRDSKEQLLAYWTPEITNQPARVALISIPSKSTIRTKNLFNVSDCKLYWQSNGDYLCVKVDRHTKTKKSTFSNLEIFRIREKNIPVEVVDLKDVVLNFAWEPKSDRFAIISANDQVLNSTNVKTNLSFYGFEQKKNTPSTFRHIITFDKKTCNSLFMAPKGRFMVAATLGSSTQYDLEFYDLDFDTEKKEPDALANVQQIGSAEHFGMTELEWDPSGRYVTTSSTIWRHKLENGYRLCDFRGTLLREEMIGEFKQFIWRPRPPSPLTKEDMKKIRKKLKDYNRLFDEEDIAEQSSANRELAARRRQLISEWQKYRDEVIARVAEERAITGQPAITVPAEEEEIIQETVEEVISEEIEPVED, encoded by the coding sequence ATGTCGGAAATCCTAATTGAGGAAATTAAGGATCAAATCGTCGTAAAGGACGAGGAAATCGATGTTTCTGAACTGGAAGTTAAGCTTAATGTAACTAAACCTGTTGGATATGACACGGTTGTAGTAATCGAAGGTGCTCCAGTTGTCGAAGAAGCTAAGCAGCAAGATTTCTTCCGTTTTTTGAGCTCAAAAGTCCTTGCTAAAATTGGAAAGGTTAAGGAAAATGGATTTTATATGCCATTTgaggaaaaaaatggaaaaaagatGTCTCTTGGACTAGTTTTCGccgattttgaaaatgttgatGGCGCCGATCTTTGCGTTCAAGAGTTGGATGgaaagcaaattttaaaaaaccatACTTTCGTTGTTCGTAAGTTGAATCAACTCGAAAAAGCTTTTAGCACTCCTGATGAATTTAGTTTCGAAGAACGTGAATTTAAGGAGCGCGAACATTTGCGTAGCTGGTTAACTGATTACTATGGTCGTGATCAATTTATCAGCTATTACGGTAACCGTGTATCTGTTAACTGGAACCGTAAGAGCGACGTCCCTGAACAGATTGTGGATCGTGAAAACTGGACCGAGACCTACGTGCAATGGTCTCCCATGGGCACTTACCTCGTATCACTTCATCTTCGTGGTATTCAATTATGGGGTGGGGAATCTTGGGGAATGTGTGCTCGTTTCTTGCACCCCTACGTAAAATTTGTCGACTTCAGCCCTAACGAGAAGTATCTTGTTTCATGGTCCTATGAGCCTGTTCGACTTCCTCCCATCGGACATCCGGCTCGTGAAACAATGCCTTTCactgatgatgatgaaggAAAACATTGCTTCGTTTGGGATATTGCCTCTGGTCGTATTCTTCGTTCTTTTAAGATTCCTCCTCAACCAGAAGGTTCAAAGGATGgcaaaaaagttatttgGCCTATTTTCAAGTGGTCTGCCGATGATAAATACCTTGCTCGCGTTACTGTTGGTCAGTCGATTTCTGTTTATGAGACACCCTCCCTTGCTTTGGTTGACAAGAAAACTATCAAGATCGACGGTGtgcaaaattttgaatggtGCCCAGTTTCAGATGCTCTCGGACGTGATTCCAAGGAGCAGCTTTTAGCTTACTGGACCCCTGAAATTACCAATCAACCTGCTCGCGTTGCCTTAATTAGTATTCCTTCAAAATCAACTATCCGTACGAAAAATCTTTTCAATGTTTCCGACTGTAAGTTGTACTGGCAGTCTAATGGTGATTATTTATGTGTTAAGGTTGATCGTCACACAAAAACTAAGAAATCAACATTCTCTAACCTTGAAATATTCCGAATTCGTGAGAAAAATATTCCCGTTGAAGTAGTGGATCTTAAGGATGTTGTTCTCAATTTTGCCTGGGAACCTAAGAGTGATCGTTTTGCCATAATTTCAGCTAATGATcaagttttaaattctaCAAATGTAAAAACTAATTTATCGTTTTATGGTTTTGAGCAGAAAAAGAACACCCCTAGTACTTTCCGTCATATCATTACTTTTGATAAGAAAACATGCAATTCACTTTTTATGGCGCCTAAGGGTAGATTTATGGTTGCTGCAACCCTTGGTTCCTCTACTCAATATGATTTGGAGTTTTACGACTTAGATTTTGATACCGAAAAGAAAGAACCGGATGCTCTTGCCAATGTTCAGCAAATAGGTTCTGCCGAGCACTTTGGTATGACTGAGCTGGAGTGGGATCCTAGTGGTCGATATGTTACTACTAGCAGTACTATTTGGAGGCATAAGCTTGAGAACGGTTACAGACTTTGCGATTTTAGGGGCACACTTCTTCGTGAAGAAATGATTGGAGAATTTAAGCAGTTTATCTGGCGTCCGAGACCTCCTTCTCCATTGACAAAGGAAGAcatgaagaaaattagAAAGAAACTTAAGGATTATAATCGTTTGTTTGATGAAGAGGATATCGCCGAACAGAGTTCCGCCAATCGTGAATTGGCAGCCCGTAGAAGACAGCTCATTAGTGAGTGGCAGAAATATAGGGATGAGGTTATTGCTCGGGTTGCGGAAGAACGTGCAATCACTGGCCAACCTGCTATCACTGTTCCtgctgaagaagaagaaataattcAGGAAACGGTTGAGGAAGTAATCTCTGAAGAGATAGAACCCGTTGAAGATTAA
- the pan1 gene encoding actin cortical patch component protein PanI — protein MSYPNQMNGSMYGYGANNGVQPGFDSYGMPINQGGMNYQQQTYPYQQPYQPDGYAGNTMLPFQQSQPATQFNNGFGYASQPTGSVADYGQQQQQMYGYNGMMPQTMNNTGFMQPQQTGAIPGFAPQPTGFVQPQPTGFMSQQPASFMQPQRTGGAGFIQPQRTGAMPAYQPQMNNFMQPQKTGGFAPQATGFMQTQPFGAAPSFAPQPTGFVQPQQTGVVMPPQPTGYLQAQPTGPFASFVQPQQTASFMPAAQPLKPQKTGQIHNSKAMDTRLSFVSAADQAKFEQLFKSAVGREEAMSSEIGKAILVRSKLPTVQLSKIWRLSDTTRSGRLLFPQFVLAMYLCNLGLTGKPIPDKVPDGILNEVNAMVDAISFSLDENYAKPTQPIPQAAAQQMAAQMFGGFQQAAGIPSQITGFQPQAMMPQRTGMQPQMTGFQQPMIPQRTGMQPQMTGFQQPMMPQRTGLQPQMTGFQQPMVPQRTGMQPQMTGFQQPMMPQRTGLQPQMTGFQQPMVPQRTGMQPMMPGLQQPMAPQRTGMQPMMPQRTGMQPQMTGFQQPMAPQRTGMQPMMPQRTGMQPQMPGMQQPMAPQRTGMQPMMPQRTGMQQPMAPQRTGMQPMMPQRTGMQPQMPGMQQPMAPQRTGMQPMMPQRTGMQPQMPGMQQPMAPQRTGMQPMAPQRTGMQPMMPQRTGMQPQMPGMQQPMAPQRTGMQPMMPQRTGMQPQMPGMQQPMAPQRTGMQPMAPQRTGMQPQMTGGPMLPQRTGGMAPQPTGMPGQWGFINTPLSNLPGIEALGQQMMPNAPSGGLNNTFQQKKDIPWAISKEEKRIYDQIFDAWDKERKGTLGGNAVLEIFGQSKLTRTELEHIWNLCDHGDKGSLDRDEFAVALHLIYRKLNGNEVPAVLPPELIPPSTRNFTESLNQVKNLIKNDTSNRKPFGAENQSKLKKNSFYDNPSETTEKDATLYRHNDSDASAYVSSARRRDFKEEKIESAPPIINDIDSEIASLKKRIHEKSLVVNALEDKKLAATPANDVQNDSLIYRIKSVQDEINRLSTSNKSPEVASMNVRLEELSTRVSKMLSDINEVDHTIASLSLKLFQAEDTKNSYDQTSPEATQERNRTISSKLAEMEKQKNESKAALEQMKNYVTNIENNIRAKLLPSAANDDAWLSQNVVDESVTRVVKELPVPAPAAPQTLNPPSVSTVQQSKPIESNTHTPEVKATSESPSASSNLEDRAARIKAEAQRRMNERLAALGIKPRQKGTPSPAPVNSATSTPVAAPTAQQIQPGKQASAVSSNVPAVSASISTPPAVVPTVQHPQPTKQIPTAAVKDPSTTSTSFNTAPIPQQAPLENQFSKMSLEPPVRPAVPTSPKPQIPDSSNVHAPPPPVQPMNAMPSHNAVNARPSAPERRDSFGSVSSGSNVSSIEDETSTMPLKASQPTNPGAPSNHAPQVVPPAPMHAVAPVQPKAPGMVTNAPAPSSAPAPPAPVSQLPPAVPNVPVPSMIPSVAQQPPSSVAPATAPSSTLPPSQSSFAHVPSPAPPAPQHPSAAALSSAPADNSMPHRSSPYAPQEPVQKPQAINNIAPATNLGTSQSFSPRMGPVNNSGSPLAMNAAGQPSLAVPAVPSAPSNHFNPFAKMQPPAPSPLQPSGHDSDNWSQHGDEEEEDSEDDIRSSKDAAALAAKLFGGMAPAHPVSTPPVRPQSAAPPQMSAPTPPPPPMSVPPPPSAPPMPAGPPSAPPPPLPASSAPSVPNPGDRSALLQQIHTGTRLKKTVTTDKSKPIAGRVLDASDGNSSAWYGNLS, from the coding sequence ATGTCATATCCAAATCAGATGAATGGATCGATGTACGGATATGGCGCGAATAATGGAGTTCAACCAGGTTTTGACAGCTATGGTATGCCTATAAATCAAGGCGGTATGAATTACCAGCAGCAAACATATCCATACCAACAGCCTTATCAACCTGATGGCTATGCTGGTAATACGATGCTACCTTTTCAGCAATCACAACCAGCTACTCAGTTTAATAATGGATTCGGATATGCTTCTCAGCCTACGGGGTCTGTAGCCGATTATGGCCAACAGCAGCAGCAAATGTATGGCTATAATGGGATGATGCCTCAAACAATGAACAATACAGGTTTTATGCAACCTCAGCAAACTGGAGCTATACCTGGATTTGCCCCCCAACCTACGGGGTTTGTGCAACCGCAACCTACAGGGTTTATGTCGCAACAGCCTGCTTCATTTATGCAACCGCAAAGGACTGGTGGTGCAGGCTTTATACAGCCTCAACGGACTGGAGCAATGCCGGCATATCAACCTCAAATGAATAACTTTATGCAACCCCAAAAGACTGGTGGATTTGCTCCACAAGCAACTGGCTTTATGCAGACTCAACCCTTTGGGGCTGCTCCATCGTTTGCTCCACAACCTACTGGATTTGTTCAACCTCAGCAAACTGGTGTAGTAATGCCACCTCAACCCACTGGATATTTGCAAGCTCAACCTACTGGACCTTTTGCATCTTTTGTTCAACCTCAGCAAACTGCGTCCTTCATGCCTGCTGCACAGCCCCTTAAACCTCAAAAGACTGGTCAAATTCATAATAGTAAAGCGATGGACACTAGATTATCATTCGTCTCTGCTGCTGATCAGGCCAAATTTGAGCAACTTTTCAAATCTGCTGTTGGTAGAGAAGAAGCAATGTCATCTGAGATCGGTAAAGCAATACTTGTTCGTTCTAAGCTTCCTACCGTTCagttatcaaaaatttggagGTTATCAGATACCACCCGCTCTGGTCGCCTTTTGTTTCCTCAATTTGTATTGGCTATGTATCTTTGTAACTTAGGACTTACAGGGAAGCCCATACCTGATAAGGTTCCGGATGGGATTCTTAATGAGGTAAATGCCATGGTAGAtgcaatttcattttcgttGGATGAAAATTACGCAAAACCAACTCAGCCAATTCCACAAGCTGCTGCTCAGCAGATGGCAGCTCAAATGTTTGGTGGATTCCAGCAAGCTGCTGGTATACCTTCTCAAATAACCGGATTTCAGCCGCAGGCGATGATGCCACAGCGCACTGGAATGCAGCCACAGATGACCGGATTTCAACAACCTATGATTCCTCAAAGAACTGGCATGCAGCCCCAAATGACTGGATTTCAACAACCCATGATGCCTCAAAGAACTGGTTTGCAACCACAGATGACTGGATTTCAACAACCTATGGTTCCTCAAAGAACTGGCATGCAGCCCCAAATGACTGGATTTCAACAACCCATGATGCCTCAAAGAACTGGTTTGCAACCACAGATGACTGGATTTCAACAACCTATGGTTCCTCAAAGAACTGGCATGCAGCCCATGATGCCGGGTTTGCAGCAACCGATGGCTCCTCAAAGAACTGGCATGCAACCCATGATGCCTCAAAGAACTGGTATGCAACCTCAAATGACTGGATTTCAACAACCTATGGCTCCCCAAAGAACCGGCATGCAACCCATGATGCCTCAGAGAACTGGTATGCAGCCTCAAATGCCAGGTATGCAGCAACCGATGGCTCCCCAAAGAACTGGCATGCAACCCATGATGCCTCAAAGAACTGGTATGCAGCAACCGATGGCTCCCCAAAGAACCGGCATGCAACCCATGATGCCTCAGAGAACTGGTATGCAGCCTCAAATGCCAGGTATGCAACAACCGATGGCTCCCCAAAGAACCGGTATGCAACCCATGATGCCTCAGAGAACTGGTATGCAGCCTCAAATGCCAGGTATGCAGCAACCGATGGCTCCCCAAAGAACTGGAATGCAGCCGATGGCGCCTCAGAGAACCGGTATGCAACCCATGATGCCTCAAAGAACCGGTATGCAGCCTCAAATGCCAGGCATGCAACAACCGATGGCGCCTCAACGAACTGGCATGCAACCCATGATGCCTCAAAGAACTGGTATGCAGCCTCAGATGCCAGGTATGCAGCAACCGATGGCTCCCCAAAGAACTGGAATGCAGCCGATGGCACCTCAGAGAACCGGTATGCAACCTCAGATGACTGGTGGTCCTATGCTTCCCCAGCGCACTGGTGGTATGGCACCTCAACCAACCGGAATGCCTGGTCAATGGGGCTTCATTAATACTCCTTTAAGTAATCTTCCTGGAATTGAAGCATTAGGACAGCAAATGATGCCAAATGCTCCTTCTGGAGGCCTTAACAATACGTTTCAGCAGAAGAAAGATATTCCTTGGGCTATCagcaaagaagaaaaacgaATTTATgaccaaatttttgatgctTGGGACAAGGAGCGAAAGGGTACCCTTGGTGGCAACGCagttttggaaatttttggtCAAAGCAAGTTAACCCGGACTGAGCTTGAGCATATTTGGAACTTATGTGATCACGGTGACAAGGGTTCTTTAGACCGTGATGAATTTGCTGTTGCCCTTCATTTGATATATCGCAAATTGAATGGTAATGAAGTACCTGCCGTGCTTCCCCCTGAGTTAATTCCTCCTTCTACTAGAAACTTTACTGAGTCGTTGAATCAAGTTAAGAACCTAATTAAGAATGACACGAGTAACAGAAAACCTTTTGGCGCCGAAAATCAAAGCAAACTTAAGAAGAATTCGTTTTATGACAATCCTAGCGAAACGACTGAAAAGGATGCTACATTGTATCGGCACAATGATTCTGATGCATCTGCATATGTTTCTAGTGCTCGAAGAAGAGATTTTAAGGAAGAAAAGATTGAATCTGCTCCTCCTATTATTAATGATATTGATTCTGAAATAGCTTCTCTTAAAAAACGAATTCATGAAAAGAGTCTTGTTGTCAATGCTCTTGAAGATAAGAAACTGGCTGCTACTCCTGCCAATGACGTTCAAAATGACTCTTTAATTTATCGCATTAAATCTGTTCAAGATGAGATTAATCGACTTTCTACTTCTAACAAGTCACCTGAAGTTGCTTCTATGAATGTGCGATTAGAAGAGCTGAGCACCCGTGTCTCTAAAATGCTTTCTGATATTAATGAAGTTGATCATACAATTGCCAGCTTGTCGCTCAAACTTTTCCAAGCAGAGGATACTAAAAATTCTTATGACCAAACATCTCCAGAGGCTACCCAAGAACGTAATAGAACAATTTCTTCGAAGTTAGCAGAAATGgagaaacaaaagaatgaatCAAAGGCTGCGCTTgagcaaatgaaaaattatgttACCAACATTGAGAATAACATTAGAGCAAAACTTCTACCTTCAGCGGCAAATGATGATGCTTGGCTATCTCAGAACGTTGTTGATGAATCTGTCACGCGTGTTGTCAAAGAGCTGCCTGTACCTGCCCCAGCAGCACCTCAAACTTTGAACCCTCCCTCTGTTTCCACAGTTCAACAATCGAAGCCCATTGAATCAAATACGCACACTCCCGAGGTTAAAGCTACTTCTGAATCACCATCAGCTTCGTCTAATCTTGAAGATCGTGCTGCTCGTATCAAGGCTGAAGCCCAACGTCGTATGAATGAGCGTTTGGCCGCTCTTGGTATAAAACCTCGTCAAAAGGGTACACCTTCTCCTGCACCAGTCAATTCTGCAACTAGCACACCAGTCGCCGCACCCACTGCTCAACAGATTCAACCCGGAAAACAAGCTTCAGCAGTTTCTTCTAATGTACCGGCTGTTTCAGCTTCTATTTCTACTCCTCCAGCTGTGGTTCCCACTGTTCAGCACCCCCAGCCGACTAAACAAATTCCAACAGCAGCTGTTAAAGACCCATCTACTACTTCTACGTCCTTTAACACAGCTCCCATACCTCAACAAGCACCACTGGAAAAtcagttttcaaaaatgtcaCTTGAACCACCTGTCAGGCCAGCTGTTCCCACTTCTCCTAAACCGCAAATACCGGACTCATCGAATGTGCATGCTCCACCACCTCCCGTTCAACCTATGAACGCAATGCCATCTCACAATGCTGTTAATGCAAGACCATCTGCTCCTGAAAGACGCGATTCATTTGGCTCTGTTTCTTCAGGATCCAATGTTTCCTCAATTGAAGATGAAACCTCCACTATGCCCCTTAAGGCAAGTCAACCAACCAATCCAGGTGCACCTTCAAACCATGCTCCACAAGTGGTACCTCCGGCACCAATGCATGCTGTAGCTCCGGTTCAGCCGAAGGCGCCCGGAATGGTTACAAATGCTCCAGCTCCATCATCTGCGCCTGCACCCCCTGCTCCTGTTTCACAGCTACCTCCAGCGGTACCAAATGTTCCTGTTCCAAGTATGATACCCTCTGTAGCTCAACAGCCTCCCTCTTCGGTGGCTCCTGCCACTGCTCCTAGCTCTACATTACCTCCATCCCAATCTTCTTTCGCTCATGTTCCTAGCCCAGCGCCGCCTGCACCTCAGCATCCTTCTGCGGCAGCTTTGTCATCTGCACCAGCAGACAACTCCATGCCTCATAGATCATCACCTTATGCACCTCAAGAACCTGTTCAGAAGCCTCAAGCGATAAATAATATAGCTCCTGCTACCAACTTGGGAACTTCGCAATCTTTTTCACCTAGGATGGGTCCTGTCAATAATTCAGGTTCTCCGTTGGCAATGAATGCTGCAGGTCAACCTTCTTTAGCCGTTCCTGCTGTTCCGTCAGCCCCTTCAAATCATTTCAATCCATTCGCTAAAATGCAACCACCAGCTCCTTCTCCTCTTCAACCTAGTGGTCACGATTCTGACAATTGGAGTCAACATggtgatgaagaagaagaagatagCGAAGATGACATACGTTCAAGTAAAGATGCAGCTGCCTTAGCCGCCAAATTATTCGGTGGTATGGCTCCTGCTCATCCTGTTTCAACACCTCCTGTAAGACCTCAATCGGCGGCACCACCTCAAATGTCTGCTCCAACACCACCACCTCCTCCTATGTCAGTACCACCACCTCCATCTGCACCGCCAATGCCTGCCGGTCCACCGTCTGCTCCACCACCACCTCTTCCTGCTTCATCGGCTCCTTCTGTTCCCAATCCAGGAGATCGTAGTGCTTTACTTCAACAAATTCATACTGGCACTCGGTTGAAAAAAACGGTTACGACGGATAAAAGCAAGCCCATAGCAGGACGAGTTTTAGACGCTTCTGACGGCAATTCATCCGCTTGGTATGGGAATTTGTCTTAG
- the cdc8 gene encoding tropomyosin, translated as MDKLREKINAARAETDEAVARAEAAEAKLKEVELQLSLKEQEYESLSRKSEAAESQLEELEEETKQLRLKADNEDIQKTEAEQLSRKVELLEEELETNDKLLRETTEKMRQTDVKAEHFERRVQSLERERDDMEQKLEEMTDKYTKVKAELDEVHQALEDL; from the exons ATGGATAAGCTTAGAGAG aaaattaatGCCGCTCGTGCTGAGACTGATGAGGCTGTCGCTCGTGCTGAAGCAGCTGAAGCCAAGTTGAAAGAAGTTGAACTTCAACTTTCTCTTAAAGAGCAAGAATATGAGTCTCTTTCGAGGAAAAGCGAAGCCGCCGAGTCTCAACTCGAAGAgttagaagaagaaactAAGCAGTTACGTCTCAAAGCCGACAATGAAGATATTCAAAAGACGGAAGCCGAGCAGTTGAGCCGTAAAGTTGAGCTTTTAGAGGAAGAACTAGAAACTAATGACAAGCTACTTCGCGAAACCACCGAAAAGATGCGTCAAACTGATGTTAAGGCTGAGCATTTTGAACGTCGCGTCCAATCTCTAGAGCGTGAGCGTGATGATATGGAACAGAAACTAGAAGAAATGACTGACAAGTATACTAAGGTCAAGGCTGAATTAGATGAAGTTCACCAAGCTCTTGAGGATTTGTAG
- the uch1 gene encoding ubiquitin hydrolase Uch1 — MWRPLENTPEVLEPYLQKIGVQDASVFDLFSLEEIPEYIPRPVHALLFVFPSSGTKTIYKGSRILPKDSDKVLWYPQTIPNACGTIGLLHAVSNGELRRKVNENDFIKSLIRTAEGSSIEERAKLIEDSKELEALHAAFAGPPLEVEGSEEDVETDLHFICFVKGKSKDDNHFYELDGRQEGPVQHSEIESDLLNAEVLSVIKNYIQSIDSPFFSLVAITTP, encoded by the coding sequence ATGTGGAGGCCTTTAGAAAATACACCAGAGGTGCTGGAACCTTACTTACAAAAAATCGGTGTACAAGATGCTAGCGTTTTTGACCTGTTTTCATTAGAGGAAATCCCCGAATATATCCCTCGTCCTGTCCATGCTCTTTTATTCGTTTTTCCATCCTCAGGAACAAAAACTATATATAAAGGATCACGAATTTTACCAAAGGATAGTGACAAAGTCTTGTGGTACCCTCAAACAATTCCAAATGCTTGCGGAACGATTGGATTGCTACATGCGGTTTCGAATGGAGAACTTAGAAGAAAAGtcaatgaaaatgattttattaaaagtcTAATCAGAACTGCTGAAGGTTCATCTATCGAAGAAAGGGCTAAGCTTATCGAGGATTCGAAAGAACTTGAAGCTTTACATGCAGCATTTGCTGGTCCACCTTTGGAAGTAGAGGGGTCTGAGGAAGATGTAGAAACTGATCTTCATTTTATCTGTTTTGTAAAGGGAAAATCAAAGGACGacaatcatttttatgaGCTAGACGGCCGCCAAGAGGGGCCCGTGCAACATTCTGAAATTGAAAGTGATTTACTGAATGCCGAAGTACTTTcagttattaaaaattatattcaGAGTATTGATtctcctttcttttctcttgtCGCAATTACGACTCCGTAA
- the nuf2 gene encoding protein Nuf2 translates to MARKHTFPSLKRAEILECIDGLGIPFTAKELDQPTSKAVIPLYEEFLDLFMGLTRQNLEEKVNSLQDSVENFEIIHESLRFTVFYQILSQFMQNICFHDFTIQDLLKPDRNRLQLILSAVINFAKLREERLQQFDDDIQKRESLLETYTLLDAQRKDLEEKVLLSQDRKLESEAIIKQNEERNEEMFQSLIEDKRLCSQVRTEYDRIRMEASELKIRYHNVDSLMASTLEEIEKLQSSIVHSPEKLKGKIADTSLRIQNDRSQQVELDKKSKILHTKLNSLQLIEGDLNACLKVLEECLVELDKLEHATVLLSTNQELCDQIEINKKKLEFRKEQLLKQLSNAQEKLEHEQHSRNQKLEAAKQRMDNIREEYKVITQERNKKIQETEKKNAMIEMTEQKIAGMREELESQISSITMEFEKLKSHVELYIAELLRNLRSSNS, encoded by the coding sequence ATGGCACGAAAACACACATTTCCTTCTTTGAAGCGTGCTGAGATTTTAGAATGCATAGATGGTCTTGGAATTCCATTCACGGCTAAAGAGCTTGACCAACCAACCTCGAAAGCCGTCATCCCTCTGTATGAAGAATTTCTTGACTTGTTTATGGGGTTGACCCGCCAGAATTTAGAAGAGAAGGTTAATTCGTTACAAGATTCTGTCGAGAATTTCGAGATAATACATGAGTCTTTAAGATTTACTGTTTTTTATCAGATTTTAAGTCAATTCATGCAAAACATCTGTTTTCATGACTTTACGATTCAAGACCTATTGAAACCAGACAGAAATCGACTACAACTAATTTTATCAGCAGttattaattttgcaaaactCAGAGAAGAGAGGTTACAGCaatttgatgatgataTACAGAAGCGAGAAAGCCTTCTGGAAACGTATACCCTTTTAGATGCACAACGAAAAGATTTAGAggaaaaagttttgttaAGCCAAGATAGGAAATTGGAAAGTGAGGCAATTATTAAACagaatgaagaaagaaacGAAGAAATGTTTCAGTCTTTGATAGAAGACAAACGATTGTGCTCTCAAGTTCGTACAGAATATGATCGCATTAGAATGGAGGCCTCAGAGTTAAAGATTAGGTATCACAACGTCGATTCATTAATGGCCAGTACtttggaagaaattgaaaaacttcAGTCCTCTATTGTACATTCTCCTGAAAAGCTGAAAGGAAAGATAGCAGACACATCGTTACGGATACAAAATGATCGGTCGCAGCAAGTGGAACTGGataaaaagtcaaaaatTCTGCATACAAAATTGAACAGTTTACAGTTAATTGAAGGAGACTTGAATGCTTGTTTGAAAGTGCTTGAAGAATGTCTTGTAGAATTGGATAAACTGGAACATGCTACTGTGTTGCTTTCTACAAATCAAGAGCTTTGCGAtcaaatagaaataaacaaaaaaaaacttgaGTTCAGAAAAGAACAActtttaaagcaattatCTAATGCTCAAGAAAAACTCGAGCATGAACAACATTCTCGAAATCAAAAACTTGAGGCTGCCAAACAACGAATGGACAACATACGGGAAGAATACAAAGTAATTACCCAAGAAAGGAATAAAAAGATTCAGGAGactgaaaagaaaaatgccATGATAGAGATGACCgaacaaaaaattgctgGAATGCGAGAAGAACTGGAGTCTCAAATATCCTCTATAACTATGGAATTCGAAAAATTGAAATCGCACGTGGAGCTTTATATTGCTGAACTTCTCAGAAACTTAAGGTCTTCTAACTCTTAG